GGCCAGGTTGGGGGTCCGCGGTCGCGCCTCCGCAGACCCTCGTAAGCTTGCCGCCTCCCGGTGGCGATCGGTGCGGAGCCAGGCGATGAGTCCACGGCCAACCATCGTCCTCGACTGCGACCCTGGCCAGGACGACGCCATGGCGATCCTGCTGGCCGCCCGCCACCTCGACGTGGTCGGCATCACGACGGTGCACGGCAACCAATCGTTGGACAAGGTGACCCGCAACGCGCTGAAGATCCTCACGCTGGCGAGCCTCGAGCACATCCCGGTCCACCCCGGCGCGGCCCGTCCGTTCGTCGGTGAAGCCCACCATGCCGCCGAGGTCCATGGGGAGACGGGCCTCGACGGCGCCCAGCTACCTGAGCCGGCGATCGGACCTCGGCCGCGACACGCCGTCGACTTCCTCCGAGAGGCCGCCGTCGAGCATGAGCCGCTCACGCTCGTGGCGACCGGGCCGCTGACCAACGTCGCCGCCGCCCTGCAACTCGACCCCGCCCTCGCGGGGCGTCTGGAGCAGATCACGCTGATGGGCGGGGCGGTCACGGGCGGCAACGTGACCCCGGCCGCCGAGTTCAACATCTGGGCCGACCCGGAGGCGGCGCGGCTGGTGCTCCGCAGCGGCGTCCCGATCCGGATGGCGGGGCTCGACCTCACCCACCAGGCCATCGTGGGGCCCCAGGAACTCGACCGCCTGCGCGCCACGGGGACCCGCGTAGGCGAGATCTGCGTCGACCTGCTGAGCTTCTACAGCGCGAGAGCGAGCGCCCGGACGGGCCTGGCAGGAGCACCCCTCCACGACCCATGCGCGGTCGCCTGGATGATCGACCCCAGCTTGATCGAAGCGCGGCCGATGCACGTCGACGTGGAGCTGCACGGTGAGCTGACGCGCGGCATGACCGTGTGCGACTCCCGACCGGTTGCGGATGACGCCGAGGGAACGCGTCGTCAGCCGGTCCGCGACGCCGACACGGCCGAGGCGACCAG
This genomic stretch from Actinomycetota bacterium harbors:
- a CDS encoding nucleoside hydrolase produces the protein MSPRPTIVLDCDPGQDDAMAILLAARHLDVVGITTVHGNQSLDKVTRNALKILTLASLEHIPVHPGAARPFVGEAHHAAEVHGETGLDGAQLPEPAIGPRPRHAVDFLREAAVEHEPLTLVATGPLTNVAAALQLDPALAGRLEQITLMGGAVTGGNVTPAAEFNIWADPEAARLVLRSGVPIRMAGLDLTHQAIVGPQELDRLRATGTRVGEICVDLLSFYSARASARTGLAGAPLHDPCAVAWMIDPSLIEARPMHVDVELHGELTRGMTVCDSRPVADDAEGTRRQPVRDADTAEATSRLAGAGVEPDRYPPSNAEVGLRLDTARFFDLFVETVRTYG